DNA sequence from the Candidatus Methylomirabilota bacterium genome:
GCTCCCGCACGAGCAGCCTTCCCTGTCGGTCGGAAATGACGACACCGTCGCCTTGATGATGGCCTTGGCGGTTTCGGCGTTTTGCTTCAGGATCGCCACCACCGCCTCCACCGACACATCCTGCTCTGTCTCATGCCAGACATCATAATCGGTCACCAGGGCCAGCGTCGCATAGCAGATCTCGGCCTCACGACAGAGCTTCGCCTCTTGCAGATTGGTCATTCCGATGACATCCACTCCCCAACTTCGATAGATCCGCGACTCGGCCCTGGTCGAGAACTGCGGCCCCTCGATGCAGATGTAGGTGCCGCCGCGATGCGTGCGCACACCCACAAGCTGCCGGGCG
Encoded proteins:
- a CDS encoding S-methyl-5'-thioadenosine phosphorylase, which gives rise to YALKSLGVEWVLSVSAVGSLREELPPLDLVIPDQVIDRTKHRVDTFFGEGVVAHVAFAEPFCPHLSGITADAARQLVGVRTHRGGTYICIEGPQFSTRAESRIYRSWGVDVIGMTNLQEAKLCREAEICYATLALVTDYDVWHETEQDVSVEAVVAILKQNAETAKAIIKATVSSFPTDREGCSCGSAMRDAVITAHDAIPTDVRERLRPIIGKYVKQ